The following proteins are encoded in a genomic region of Arachis stenosperma cultivar V10309 chromosome 4, arast.V10309.gnm1.PFL2, whole genome shotgun sequence:
- the LOC130975406 gene encoding uncharacterized protein LOC130975406 codes for MARALQAQHVPNYQYVEFAVYQLAGEAQHWWQAECRLLQLQNADVPWDIFQMAFYKKYFPESAREAKEMELMQLKQGYIGVPQRPMRAGSVSSTRGGLKDNIMTTVAPMEIRTFSDLVNKARVVEEYAKTVAASKDTHRGNTSKGRGKYFHPRGQSFKRGGYVPQGGCFNCGLPGHIARDCTRGKNPNAGQGQHQGRVFAVNTKDASKVDPLMRSICLIGDKTSTALYDTGASHSFISFSKVEELGLKVSELGFDLHVHTPHQTVITRSGCRQVGFKLEGRDFVHDLICLPMVGLEMILGFDWLSKNRVLLDCFERSIQFMPEGEKGAVIAEGYYLNSVMVHCSGEECQGYILLAANTLGDNQELNQIPVVRDFPEVFPEDIPKFPPQREIEFAIELVLGAKPVSIVPYRMAPIELAELKTQLEELLNKRFI; via the exons ATGGCGCGTGCTTTACAGGCGCAGCATGTTCCAAATTATCAATATGTCGAGTTTGCCGTTTATCAGCTCGCGGGAGAGGCCCAGCACTGGTGGCAAGCAGAGTGCCGCTTGCTACAGCTCCAGAATGCTGATGTCCCTTGGGATATATTTCAAATGGCCTTTTATAAGAAATATTTTCCCGAGTCGGCAAGGGAAGCAAAAGAGATGGAACTAatgcagctgaagcaag GGTATATCGGGGTGCCCCAGAGACCTATGAGAGCTGGAAGTGTATCAAGTACCAGAGGGGGGTTGAAGGACAACATTATGACTACTGTGGCCCCAATGGAGATTCGTACATTTTCTGACTTGGTGAACAAAGCAAGGGTGGTTGAGGAGTATGCCAAGACGGTAGCTGCGTCTAAGGACACTCATAGAGGGAACACTAGTAAGGGACGTGGCAAGTATTTCCATCCGAGAGGTCAAAGCTTCAAGAGAGGAGGATATGTGCCTCAAG GTGGATGTTTCAACTGTGGCTTGCCTGGTCATATTGCGAGGGATTGCACTCGTGGGAAGAACCCGAATGCGGGTCAAGGCCAACATCAAGGTCGAGTCTTTGCTGTGAACACCAAGGATGCTTCCAAGGTAGATCCGTTGATGAGAAGTATATGTCTAATTGGTGATAAAACATCAACTGCATTGTATGATACTGGAGCATCGCATTCGTTTATTTCATTTTCTAAAGTTGAAGAACTAGGCTTGAAAGTGTCAGAGTTAGGTTTTGATCTGCATGTACATACTCCGCATCAGACGGTTATAACTAGGTCAGGGTGTAGGCAAGTAGGTTTCAAGCTTGAGGGCAGAGACTTTGTGCATGATTTGATTTGCTTACCAATGGTTGGGTTGGAGATGATTTTGGGGTTTGATTGGTTGTCGAAGAATCGGGTTTTGTTGGATTGCTTTGAACGATCAATTCAGTTTATGCCAGAAGGAGAAAAGGGAGCAGTGATAGCTGAGGGTTACTACCTGAACTCTGTGATGGTGCATTGTAGTGGGGAAGAGTGTCAGGGTTATATTCTGTTGGCTGCGAACACGTTAGGTGATAATCAGGAACTAAATCAAATACCGGTGGTTAGAGACTTTCCGGAAGTGTTCCCGGAAGATATCCCTAAATTCCCACCTCAAAGGGAGATTGAGTTTGCGATTGAATTGGTGCTGGGAGCCAAACCAGTATCGATTGTGCCGTATAGAATGGCTCCGATAGAGCTGGCAGAGTTAAAGACTCAGTTGGAAGAGCTTCTGAATAAGAGGTTCATTTGA